The genomic region GGTACCGGTCGGCCCAGGCGCGTTCCAGGCGTTCGAAGGCGGGACGGCCGATCTCCTCGCGCAGGGCGTACAGGACGAGCGCGGCGCCGTCGTAGACGTTCGGCCGGAAGATGCTGGTCTTGCGGCCGGGCTCCGGGGCCTTCGGGGCGGCGGGTGGTCCGCCCGACGCGCGCCAGCGGTCGGAGGCGCCGTACGCGGCCTTCATACGGTCCCGCATCGGCTTGCCGGCCTGTTCCTCGGCGTACAGGGCCTCGTACCAGGTGGCGTGTCCCTCATTGAGCCACAGGTCGGACCAGGTGTGAGGGCCGACGCTGTTGCCGAACCACTGGTGGGCCAGCTCGTGGACCATGATCGACTCGACGTACCAGGCGGGGCGGACGGAGTCGGTGAACAGCTCCCGCTCGAAGAGGGAGAGCGTCTGGGTCTCGAGTTCGAAGCCGGTCGAGGCGTCGGCCATGAGCAGGCCGTACGTCTCGAAGGGGTAGCGGCCGACCTTGCTCTCCATCCAGGCGATCTGCTCCGGGGTCTTCTCCAGCCAGGGTTCGAGCGCCTTGCGGTGCTTGGCCGGGACGACGTCCCGTACGGGCAGTCCGTGCGGGCCGGTGCGGTGCAGCACGGTGGAGCGGCCGATGGAGACCTGGGCGAGTTCGGTGGCCATGGGGTGCTGCGTGCGGTACGTCCAGGTGGTCGACCCACCGGATCTGTGCACCCCGGCGGGCAGGCCGTTGGCGACGGCCGTGTGTCCGTCGGGTGCGGTGACCCGGATGGTGAACATCGCCTTGTCGGAGGGGTGGTCGTTGCACGGGAACACCAGGTGCGCGGCGTCGGCCTGATTGGCCATGGCGAGGCCGTCCGCGGTGCGCACCCAGCCGCCCTCGCGGCCCTCGGCGGGCACGGGGTCACTGGTGTGCCTCACGGTGATCCGCATCCAGTTGCCGTCCGACACGGAGTCCTCGGGGGTGATCACCAGGTCCTCGCCGGCGGTGCTGAAGGTGGCGGGCTCGCCGTCGACCTCGACCGAGTGGACCGTGCCGTGGGCGAAGTCCAGGTTGACGCGGTCCAGGTCGGCCGTCGTCCAGGCGTCGATGGTGGTCACGGCCCGCAGCGGCTCGCTGTTGCTGCCGGGATAGATGAAGGAGAGGTCGTACGACGCGACGTCGTAGCCGGGGTTGCCCAGGTACGGGAAGAGTCGGTCGCCGACGCCGAGCGGGACGACGGGGGCGCTCGCGGCGACGAGGCAGACGGAGACGGCCGAGGCGAGCAGCGCCGCGGACGTCCGCCGACGACAGGGACGGGTACGGGTGCGGTGGGGGGTGAGGCGCATGCCTCACGGCTATCAGCGCGCGCGTGCACGACGCGGACGACGCGCGTCCGGCCCACCCGAACCGGGTACCGGAGCCTGCGCCGGGTGCCGCCCGGCGTCAGATGGCCGACGCCTGTGCGCGCTCATCCGACCCGTACCGGGGCTCAGCCAACCCGTATCCGGCGGCCGGCGCCCGTGTGCGCTCAGCCGACCCGTACCCAGCGGCCAGCACCCGCGGCACAGCCGACCCGTCCCTTGGCCGGCGCCCGGGCGGGGTCAGCCGCCCTGCGTGTGCGGTTGTGCCCGGGTGACGTCGTAGACCCCGGCCACGTTGCGCA from Streptomyces chartreusis NRRL 3882 harbors:
- a CDS encoding M1 family metallopeptidase, translating into MRLTPHRTRTRPCRRRTSAALLASAVSVCLVAASAPVVPLGVGDRLFPYLGNPGYDVASYDLSFIYPGSNSEPLRAVTTIDAWTTADLDRVNLDFAHGTVHSVEVDGEPATFSTAGEDLVITPEDSVSDGNWMRITVRHTSDPVPAEGREGGWVRTADGLAMANQADAAHLVFPCNDHPSDKAMFTIRVTAPDGHTAVANGLPAGVHRSGGSTTWTYRTQHPMATELAQVSIGRSTVLHRTGPHGLPVRDVVPAKHRKALEPWLEKTPEQIAWMESKVGRYPFETYGLLMADASTGFELETQTLSLFERELFTDSVRPAWYVESIMVHELAHQWFGNSVGPHTWSDLWLNEGHATWYEALYAEEQAGKPMRDRMKAAYGASDRWRASGGPPAAPKAPEPGRKTSIFRPNVYDGAALVLYALREEIGRPAFERLERAWADRYRDDTVTTEDFVRLAAEISGRDLDGFFRGWLYGKKTPPMPGHPDWKPAVLAKPAVPAKPAAPGKAAAR